Proteins from a single region of Paraglaciecola sp. T6c:
- the ybeD gene encoding DUF493 family protein YbeD — protein MMQTQFDKLLDFPCHQTFKVMGVADERLPDHVINCLQNHAPGDYSPSVKPSSKGTYHSLSISVRVTSKEHMETIYTELSKLELVRVVL, from the coding sequence ATTATGCAAACCCAATTTGATAAATTACTCGACTTCCCTTGCCACCAAACCTTCAAGGTCATGGGTGTAGCGGATGAACGGTTACCGGATCATGTCATCAACTGCTTGCAAAACCATGCACCTGGTGACTATTCCCCCAGTGTAAAACCGAGCTCAAAAGGCACTTACCATTCGTTGTCTATCAGCGTGCGTGTAACGAGCAAAGAGCACATGGAAACCATCTATACTGAGCTTTCTAAGCTTGAATTGGTTCGTGTAGTTCTCTAA
- a CDS encoding serine hydrolase — MRNTKTFILAIFSCFSLSFFSHAASAAVIIPDAPSVSAKGFILVDFQTGKVIAEQNSDIQIPPASLTKMMTSYVIGKEIANGNIKDTDMVTISENAWAKNFPDSSKMFIEVGTQISVGDLNRGIIVQSGNDACVAMAEHIAGSEDAFASMMNLHAEKLGMTSTHFVNSHGLQDADHYTTPRDMATLARALITDVPNEYKVYSEKEFTYNNIKQYNRNGLLWDKSLNVDGIKTGHTSDAGYSLVSSATQGDMRLIAVVMGADSERARKVENKKLLKYGFRFYETITPYQAGESFVSHRIFMGDKETVDLGISQDTPITIPRGQSKNLEANFELDKKLEAPLAKGEVVGKLFLQLDGEDVAEYPLVTLQEVKEGGMIDRLVDFVKLQLGFDS, encoded by the coding sequence ATGCGAAACACCAAGACATTCATATTAGCCATCTTTAGCTGCTTCTCCCTTTCCTTTTTCTCTCATGCGGCGAGTGCAGCGGTCATCATACCTGACGCGCCTTCCGTATCGGCTAAAGGCTTTATTTTAGTCGACTTTCAAACCGGCAAGGTGATTGCTGAGCAAAATTCTGATATTCAGATACCGCCAGCAAGCTTGACTAAAATGATGACAAGCTACGTGATCGGCAAAGAGATCGCCAATGGCAATATTAAAGACACTGACATGGTCACGATTTCAGAAAATGCTTGGGCCAAGAACTTTCCTGATTCATCTAAGATGTTTATCGAAGTGGGTACACAAATTTCGGTGGGCGACTTAAATCGCGGCATCATTGTACAGTCGGGAAATGATGCATGCGTGGCGATGGCAGAGCACATTGCCGGTAGTGAAGATGCGTTTGCCAGCATGATGAATTTGCACGCTGAAAAGTTAGGCATGACGTCAACGCACTTTGTAAACAGCCATGGCTTACAAGATGCCGACCATTACACGACCCCTCGGGATATGGCGACCTTAGCCCGCGCATTGATCACAGATGTGCCAAATGAGTATAAGGTTTATAGCGAAAAAGAGTTTACCTACAACAACATCAAGCAATATAACCGTAACGGTTTATTGTGGGATAAAAGCCTGAATGTGGATGGCATAAAGACGGGCCACACCTCAGATGCAGGTTATAGCTTGGTGTCCTCAGCGACCCAAGGCGATATGCGTTTAATCGCGGTGGTCATGGGCGCTGATAGCGAGCGTGCACGTAAAGTTGAAAACAAAAAGCTCCTTAAGTATGGGTTTAGATTCTATGAAACTATCACCCCGTATCAGGCAGGCGAAAGCTTTGTATCACACCGCATATTTATGGGCGACAAAGAGACTGTAGATCTTGGTATTTCACAAGACACCCCCATTACTATTCCTCGCGGTCAGAGCAAAAATTTAGAAGCCAACTTCGAGCTAGATAAGAAGTTAGAAGCACCTTTGGCTAAAGGTGAAGTAGTTGGAAAGTTATTCTTGCAATTAGACGGTGAAGACGTAGCCGAATATCCTTTGGTTACATTACAAGAAGTAAAAGAAGGCGGTATGATTGACCGCCTTGTAGACTTCGTTAAACTGCAACTTGGCTTTGATAGCTAA
- the mltB gene encoding lytic murein transglycosylase B, which translates to MLSLCGANVSFSTLCNRLFRRVPHVLLALHLIVLAPISSAQSLPEAETAFLDAIVTKHNLNRETVLQLLNQAEKDQAVIDAIKRPWEAKPWHLYYPIFLTEKRLQKGLEFYQAHGETLARAEKEYGVPAEMIVAILGIESFYGTYKGSYAALNALYTLGFHYPPRSSFFKKELAQLILLANEEEFDAKQLQSSYAGAMGWGQFIPSSYRHYAVDFDNDGVRDLLNNPVDAIGSIANYFKRNGWQRGDSIAFPVNVTPENAKPWLRKSLKYRETFAQLQQADISLDVETAKRVGVEKAQDKWDGIAADSDAKLLDFAQASGHDYWLGLKNFYVITRYNHSKLYAMVAFQFSRQLASGINSLDKDAQLSPQDDA; encoded by the coding sequence ATGTTGTCACTTTGTGGAGCTAATGTGTCGTTCTCAACCTTATGTAATCGTCTTTTTCGCCGCGTACCCCATGTATTGCTCGCTCTTCATCTAATAGTATTGGCACCAATAAGTAGTGCACAATCTCTGCCTGAGGCAGAAACTGCCTTCTTGGACGCCATAGTAACAAAGCACAATTTAAATCGCGAAACGGTGCTGCAGTTACTTAACCAAGCTGAAAAAGACCAAGCAGTGATCGATGCGATAAAACGACCTTGGGAAGCAAAGCCTTGGCATCTGTATTACCCCATATTTTTGACTGAGAAAAGACTACAAAAAGGCCTCGAATTCTACCAAGCTCACGGGGAAACATTGGCCCGCGCAGAGAAAGAATATGGTGTACCAGCAGAGATGATCGTCGCTATTTTAGGTATCGAGTCCTTTTATGGTACCTACAAAGGTAGCTACGCAGCGCTCAATGCCCTCTACACTCTGGGCTTTCACTATCCGCCCCGGTCCTCATTTTTTAAAAAAGAATTGGCTCAGTTAATATTGTTAGCGAATGAAGAGGAGTTTGATGCCAAGCAGTTACAAAGCTCTTATGCAGGCGCTATGGGCTGGGGGCAATTCATTCCATCTAGTTATCGCCATTATGCAGTTGATTTTGACAATGACGGCGTACGCGATTTACTGAATAATCCAGTGGACGCTATTGGCAGTATCGCCAATTATTTTAAACGTAACGGCTGGCAACGAGGTGATTCGATTGCTTTTCCAGTAAACGTAACGCCTGAAAACGCAAAGCCTTGGTTAAGAAAATCTCTTAAGTATCGTGAGACCTTTGCCCAGTTGCAACAAGCAGATATTAGCCTTGATGTCGAAACAGCTAAGCGCGTCGGGGTCGAAAAAGCTCAAGATAAGTGGGATGGTATCGCAGCTGATAGTGACGCTAAATTACTTGATTTTGCCCAAGCTAGCGGGCACGACTATTGGCTTGGATTGAAAAATTTTTACGTGATCACTCGCTATAACCACAGCAAATTGTACGCAATGGTCGCGTTTCAATTTAGCCGACAATTAGCCAGCGGCATCAACTCGTTAGACAAAGACGCACAACTGAGTCCACAAGATGATGCTTAA
- the lipB gene encoding lipoyl(octanoyl) transferase LipB, which produces MNDTTPVIIRQLGRQAYFPIWQAMQDFTDSRDSSSQDEIWLVEHDPVFTQGQAGKEEHLLAPGDIPVVKVDRGGQVTYHGPGQQMMYVLLNLKRHGLGVRTLVSALESCIVDTLKEYKVDAYPKADAPGVYVDNKKVCSIGLRIRRGCSFHGLALNVNMDLAPFQRINPCGYAGLEMVDCTQLGGPDSLAVAGPAIAEKLCSLLGIASVENKEGFDE; this is translated from the coding sequence TTGAACGACACAACCCCTGTCATTATTCGCCAGCTCGGCCGCCAAGCGTATTTTCCGATTTGGCAAGCGATGCAAGATTTTACCGATTCGCGGGACAGCAGCAGCCAAGACGAAATATGGCTAGTTGAACACGACCCTGTATTTACACAAGGCCAAGCCGGTAAAGAAGAGCACCTTCTTGCCCCAGGGGATATCCCAGTCGTAAAAGTCGACCGAGGTGGTCAAGTCACCTATCACGGCCCTGGCCAACAAATGATGTATGTGCTGTTAAACTTAAAGCGACACGGCTTAGGTGTACGCACCTTGGTTAGCGCATTAGAGAGCTGCATTGTTGATACATTAAAAGAGTACAAGGTAGACGCTTACCCGAAGGCAGATGCCCCTGGTGTGTATGTTGATAACAAAAAGGTCTGTTCAATTGGCTTACGTATTCGTCGAGGATGTTCCTTTCATGGCCTTGCCCTGAACGTTAATATGGACTTAGCACCCTTTCAACGAATTAATCCTTGTGGTTATGCCGGCCTAGAAATGGTAGATTGCACCCAATTAGGCGGGCCAGATTCACTCGCGGTTGCTGGCCCAGCTATCGCCGAAAAATTATGTTCATTGCTTGGTATTGCAAGCGTCGAAAACAAAGAAGGTTTTGATGAGTAA
- a CDS encoding peptidylprolyl isomerase, whose amino-acid sequence MTLSIFTLFVSLFATSSQTNSPVASVAKTENSTRVVPQWRTPESINLVYMQLDSGLVIMELAPFMSPINVAQFKGLIKDGFYDGLDFYRVIDGFVAQGGDVTESRPHEHTKQLPAELTRSYNGLGNADDDPFVLVQTGEFMAPQTGFLNGFAAGRDPSIHQEWLLHCPGVVAFGRNNGLNTASSEFYIAIGQAPRHLDRNMSVLGKVIYGMHHVQRIKRASMNVPSGVIEDPTKRTKIVWARLANDIPAQQRVDVQVQDEHSDAVTTRIALGRTLENEFFHYKGNGNVDVCYYNLKTRIVE is encoded by the coding sequence ATCACACTTAGTATTTTCACTCTATTCGTTTCACTATTTGCGACGTCCTCACAAACGAATAGCCCTGTAGCCAGCGTAGCCAAGACAGAAAATTCAACTCGCGTCGTACCTCAATGGCGAACACCTGAATCAATAAATCTGGTTTATATGCAGCTGGACTCAGGGCTCGTTATTATGGAGCTGGCACCGTTCATGTCCCCTATCAATGTTGCGCAGTTTAAGGGGCTCATCAAAGACGGCTTTTACGATGGTTTAGACTTCTATCGCGTGATTGACGGCTTTGTAGCTCAAGGGGGAGATGTTACAGAAAGTAGGCCTCATGAACACACTAAACAGCTGCCAGCGGAACTAACTCGTAGTTATAATGGCTTAGGCAACGCTGACGATGACCCGTTCGTGTTGGTGCAAACTGGCGAGTTTATGGCTCCGCAAACAGGTTTCTTAAACGGTTTTGCTGCAGGTCGCGACCCATCAATTCACCAAGAGTGGTTATTGCACTGCCCGGGTGTGGTTGCATTTGGCCGTAACAATGGACTTAACACCGCGAGTTCCGAGTTTTATATCGCCATCGGACAAGCCCCAAGGCATCTTGATAGGAACATGAGTGTGCTGGGAAAAGTGATTTACGGTATGCACCATGTACAACGTATTAAACGCGCCTCAATGAATGTCCCCAGCGGGGTAATTGAAGACCCAACAAAGCGCACCAAAATAGTCTGGGCTAGGCTTGCCAATGATATTCCGGCGCAGCAGCGTGTTGACGTTCAGGTGCAAGATGAACACTCTGACGCCGTTACCACTCGCATAGCGCTCGGACGCACATTGGAGAATGAATTTTTTCATTACAAAGGTAATGGCAATGTAGATGTGTGTTATTACAACTTGAAAACTCGAATAGTAGAATAA
- the ansA gene encoding asparaginase encodes MKKQIYVAYTGGTIGMRPSSKGYVPAAGFLSETIAKMPEFHRQEMPDFTINEYHSLIDSADMSPKDWQQIADDIKQNYQDYDGFIILHGTDTMAYTASVLSFMLENLGKPVIVTGSQIPLAQLRSDGQENLLNALYLAANYPIPEVSLYFNNKLFRGNRSRKLDADGFDAFGSPNFPMLLKAGINIEVKAGKVTPIDQQPLVVSSVTPQPVGVVSLYPGISAEVIRNILQQPVKALILLSYGVGNAPQNPALLNELKQANDNGILIVNCTQCLRGKVNMSGYANGNVLQDVGVLSGGDMTPEAALAKLHYLLSKTLSVSEMKQRLTSNLKGELTV; translated from the coding sequence GTGAAAAAACAAATCTATGTTGCTTATACGGGCGGCACTATCGGCATGCGCCCCTCATCAAAAGGTTATGTGCCCGCAGCTGGGTTCTTGTCTGAAACTATTGCAAAGATGCCTGAATTTCATCGTCAAGAAATGCCTGATTTCACCATCAATGAATATCATAGCTTGATCGATTCTGCGGATATGAGTCCAAAAGATTGGCAACAAATAGCGGATGACATAAAGCAAAATTATCAAGATTATGACGGTTTTATCATTCTACACGGCACTGATACCATGGCATACACCGCGTCCGTGCTGTCGTTTATGCTGGAAAACCTAGGTAAACCGGTTATTGTCACTGGCTCGCAAATACCGTTAGCGCAATTACGATCTGATGGCCAAGAGAACTTACTAAACGCCCTTTATTTGGCGGCTAACTACCCTATTCCTGAAGTGAGCTTGTACTTCAACAATAAGCTATTTCGCGGTAATCGGAGTCGAAAATTAGACGCTGACGGTTTCGATGCATTTGGCTCACCCAATTTTCCGATGCTGCTTAAAGCTGGTATTAACATTGAGGTAAAAGCAGGGAAAGTCACACCGATTGATCAGCAACCTCTGGTCGTGAGCAGCGTTACACCTCAACCGGTGGGCGTGGTTAGCTTATATCCAGGGATCAGCGCAGAAGTGATACGCAACATTCTGCAACAGCCAGTGAAAGCCCTTATTTTACTTAGTTACGGTGTAGGGAACGCGCCGCAAAACCCAGCGTTGTTGAATGAACTCAAGCAAGCCAATGACAACGGCATTTTAATCGTTAACTGTACCCAATGCCTGCGCGGCAAAGTCAATATGTCCGGTTATGCCAATGGTAATGTTCTACAGGATGTGGGGGTACTTTCAGGAGGAGACATGACACCAGAAGCTGCACTCGCGAAACTGCATTACCTTCTGAGCAAAACTTTAAGTGTGTCAGAAATGAAACAAAGACTCACCAGTAACCTTAAGGGTGAGCTGACTGTCTAA
- the rodA gene encoding rod shape-determining protein RodA, which produces MNMMLRTKLDPNKRSLLNRIHCDGPLLIGLLVLMAVGLVTIYSAGGQDWQLIDRQLIRLGLALGVMLAVAQIPPLAYQKLSIYFYILGIAMLVAVIVFGHVGKGAQRWLDLGVVRFQPSEIMKLAVPMMVAWYISQFNLPPKLRHILFGFILVGVPTLLIAQQPDLGTSLLIASSGIFALFLAGMSWRFIGGIALAVSIFSPIMWNFLMKDYQKQRVLTFLNPESDPLGSGYHIIQSQIAIGSGGAEGKGWLQGTQSQLEFLPERHTDFIFAVFSEEFGFWGVVGLLAIYTFIVIRGMIIANRAQDAFSKLLAGSITLTFFVYVFVNMGMVSGILPVVGVPLPLVSYGGTSMVTLLAGFGILMAIATQKRLLSR; this is translated from the coding sequence ATGAATATGATGCTACGCACCAAGCTTGACCCCAATAAGCGTTCTTTGCTCAATCGCATACATTGTGACGGGCCGCTACTCATCGGGTTGCTGGTACTGATGGCCGTTGGCTTAGTAACTATATATTCTGCCGGGGGCCAAGACTGGCAACTCATTGACCGTCAACTTATTCGACTCGGGTTGGCGCTTGGGGTCATGTTGGCCGTGGCGCAAATTCCACCGTTAGCCTACCAAAAGTTATCTATTTATTTTTATATACTCGGGATCGCCATGTTGGTTGCGGTGATCGTATTCGGCCATGTAGGAAAAGGCGCTCAGCGCTGGTTGGACTTAGGGGTAGTGCGTTTTCAACCTTCAGAAATCATGAAGCTTGCCGTTCCCATGATGGTGGCTTGGTACATCAGTCAATTTAACCTTCCCCCGAAATTAAGGCACATATTATTTGGCTTTATTTTGGTAGGCGTTCCCACGTTGTTGATTGCGCAACAACCTGATTTAGGCACCTCTTTATTAATTGCCAGCTCAGGGATATTCGCACTATTCCTTGCTGGTATGAGTTGGCGCTTCATCGGAGGTATTGCCTTAGCGGTATCCATATTCAGCCCTATCATGTGGAACTTCCTCATGAAGGACTATCAAAAACAACGAGTATTAACCTTCCTCAATCCAGAAAGCGACCCATTAGGGTCTGGCTACCATATTATTCAATCACAAATTGCAATAGGCTCAGGCGGCGCCGAGGGTAAGGGGTGGTTGCAAGGCACTCAGTCTCAATTAGAATTTTTACCCGAGCGACATACAGATTTTATTTTTGCAGTATTTAGTGAAGAATTTGGTTTTTGGGGCGTGGTCGGCTTATTGGCCATTTATACTTTCATCGTTATCCGCGGCATGATCATCGCAAACCGCGCTCAAGATGCCTTTAGTAAGCTACTCGCAGGCAGTATTACGCTAACATTCTTTGTTTATGTATTTGTTAATATGGGTATGGTATCGGGCATACTACCCGTAGTCGGTGTGCCCTTGCCGCTCGTAAGCTATGGAGGGACATCCATGGTCACCTTACTCGCAGGGTTTGGCATTTTAATGGCCATCGCCACCCAGAAACGGTTATTGTCCCGTTAA
- a CDS encoding cupin domain-containing protein, protein MFTTELMAANPPVPQLSKEQVISQLKLSHHFEGGYFRQTFKANHRDKVTTPRGDRTTMTAIFYMLTDDNNIDHFHTKHSDGIEFYHMGAPITYHMIYPDGRYEKVVVGPDIQNGQQLQLAVPGGTYKAAELLAGTYGLVSEAVAPGWEKEDMIEINREALLEKFPQHKTIIDRLANKNKH, encoded by the coding sequence ATGTTTACCACTGAGCTTATGGCAGCAAATCCCCCCGTACCCCAGCTGAGCAAAGAGCAAGTCATATCTCAGCTCAAGTTATCTCATCATTTTGAAGGAGGATATTTTCGCCAAACATTCAAAGCCAATCACAGAGACAAAGTCACGACCCCTCGAGGTGACAGAACCACTATGACGGCTATTTTCTACATGCTGACCGACGACAACAACATTGATCATTTTCACACCAAGCACTCTGATGGCATTGAGTTTTATCATATGGGTGCGCCAATCACGTATCACATGATTTATCCTGATGGGCGATACGAGAAAGTGGTCGTTGGGCCTGATATCCAAAACGGTCAGCAACTACAACTCGCCGTTCCTGGTGGAACCTATAAAGCGGCTGAATTGCTTGCTGGCACATACGGTTTGGTCAGTGAAGCGGTAGCCCCCGGTTGGGAAAAAGAAGATATGATAGAAATAAACCGTGAAGCACTACTCGAAAAATTCCCCCAACATAAAACGATAATAGACCGCTTGGCGAATAAGAATAAGCACTAG
- a CDS encoding dienelactone hydrolase family protein: MIIQSHQAVISTPSGNMQTSIYRPVSAGAYPSIIFYSEIFQETAPITRSAKLLAGHGFVVLVPEVFHELNPAGTVLAYDDIGKDKGNADKFAKPLEQHDSDTQSMLNFIDSQTYCNAKVGSMGVCIGGHLAFRAALNPRVDGAFCLYPTDIHSNTLPCAHGNDSLSQCPKIKAELCMIFGKQDPHVSREGRELINATMQDHNLNFTWHELNAQHAFMRDEGDRYDPALALECYQMAIQMFNRCLS, encoded by the coding sequence ATGATCATTCAATCTCATCAAGCCGTTATTTCTACGCCAAGTGGCAATATGCAAACGTCAATTTACCGACCTGTCAGTGCTGGCGCTTATCCTAGCATTATCTTTTATTCTGAGATATTTCAAGAAACAGCACCAATAACGCGCAGCGCCAAACTGCTAGCAGGACACGGATTTGTTGTGTTAGTACCCGAGGTGTTTCATGAGCTAAATCCAGCCGGGACCGTACTTGCCTATGATGATATAGGTAAAGACAAAGGCAATGCGGATAAATTCGCCAAGCCTTTGGAGCAACACGACAGCGACACCCAAAGCATGCTCAACTTCATCGATTCACAGACCTACTGCAATGCAAAGGTGGGCTCTATGGGCGTGTGTATTGGTGGCCATCTTGCCTTTAGGGCTGCTTTGAACCCAAGAGTAGACGGCGCCTTTTGTTTATACCCAACAGACATTCACTCCAACACCTTACCCTGTGCTCATGGCAATGACTCCTTGAGCCAATGCCCCAAAATTAAAGCTGAGCTGTGTATGATTTTTGGCAAACAAGACCCACACGTATCCCGAGAAGGCAGAGAACTGATCAACGCCACTATGCAAGATCACAACCTCAACTTCACTTGGCATGAGCTCAATGCCCAGCATGCATTTATGCGCGATGAAGGTGACAGATACGATCCTGCTCTAGCTCTTGAGTGTTACCAAATGGCGATACAGATGTTCAACCGCTGCCTGAGTTGA
- a CDS encoding pyrimidine/purine nucleoside phosphorylase produces the protein MFNVNEYFEGNVKSIAFDTAVGNSTLGVMAPGEYEFATSQHETMSVVSGAMTVLLPGESEWKTLTAGQVFTVDANVKFKAQVSVNTAYLCDYV, from the coding sequence ATGTTTAACGTAAATGAATATTTTGAAGGTAACGTAAAATCTATCGCATTTGACACAGCAGTGGGTAACTCTACGTTAGGTGTTATGGCGCCTGGTGAGTATGAGTTTGCCACCTCACAGCATGAAACCATGAGCGTAGTCAGCGGTGCAATGACCGTTTTATTACCAGGCGAAAGTGAGTGGAAAACCCTTACCGCCGGTCAAGTGTTCACAGTAGATGCTAACGTGAAATTCAAAGCGCAAGTGTCAGTGAATACTGCTTACCTTTGTGACTATGTATAG
- a CDS encoding septal ring lytic transglycosylase RlpA family protein yields MMLKYAFLIMLVTFIAACANSPSSNSSRYSQHKDSAPSAIRGGIKFDDAEPMYEPYALANLRSYSVLGKQYTPLKTGKGYSATGGASWYGQKFHGHLTSNGETYDMYAMSAAHKTLPLPSYVKVTNLKNGREAIVRVNDRGPFHDKRIIDLSYAAAMKLGMLSTGTTQVKLEVIHIDEAGMQTVGDGLSEPPTPLKDDAMRNDNVQIAQVPRVPALGTTSATSPNSASVASAPPIATPTEIPTQEKVFIQIAALSNDQRITKIGNALANLYQVPFVAPLEEGLYRLRLGPFTSEHEALGILNQLRKSGYSDAYKFYPSNEP; encoded by the coding sequence ATGATGCTTAAGTACGCGTTTTTAATCATGCTGGTCACATTCATAGCGGCCTGCGCCAATTCGCCGAGTTCAAATAGCAGCCGCTACAGCCAGCATAAAGATTCCGCTCCCAGCGCGATTAGAGGTGGAATAAAGTTTGATGATGCCGAACCTATGTATGAACCCTACGCCCTTGCGAATTTGCGCAGCTATTCAGTTTTAGGCAAGCAGTATACCCCTCTTAAAACCGGTAAAGGATACTCAGCTACTGGCGGCGCTTCTTGGTATGGCCAGAAATTTCATGGGCATCTCACGTCCAACGGTGAAACCTACGACATGTACGCCATGAGTGCTGCTCATAAAACATTGCCACTGCCATCGTACGTAAAAGTGACAAACCTAAAAAATGGCCGCGAAGCCATAGTCCGGGTAAACGACCGAGGCCCGTTTCATGACAAAAGAATAATTGATTTATCTTATGCAGCTGCAATGAAACTCGGTATGTTAAGTACAGGCACTACCCAAGTTAAACTAGAGGTCATTCATATTGACGAAGCAGGTATGCAGACAGTGGGTGACGGTTTATCTGAGCCACCTACTCCGTTAAAAGATGATGCTATGCGTAACGACAATGTACAAATCGCCCAAGTGCCCCGCGTACCGGCTTTAGGTACAACATCGGCTACATCACCAAACTCAGCCAGTGTCGCATCTGCGCCGCCTATAGCGACACCTACAGAAATACCCACCCAAGAAAAGGTATTCATTCAAATAGCAGCCCTGAGTAACGATCAGCGAATTACCAAAATTGGTAACGCCCTGGCAAATTTGTATCAAGTGCCTTTTGTTGCACCACTTGAAGAAGGATTATATCGCTTAAGACTTGGGCCATTTACGTCCGAGCACGAAGCATTGGGGATCTTAAATCAGCTGCGTAAAAGCGGATATAGCGACGCTTACAAGTTTTATCCTTCGAATGAGCCCTAG
- the lipA gene encoding lipoyl synthase — protein MSNARPQAGEKLRDDEKVKHIPITIMPTEKAEMLRKPEWIKIRLPRTTDRIDHIKKTLRKNNLHSVCEEASCPNLAECFNHGTATFMILGDICTRRCPFCDVAHGKPLPPSAEEPVKLAKTIAEMQLKYVVITSVDRDDLRDGGAQHFVDCINAIREHSPTTKIEVLVPDFRGRMDKALEILKNGVPDVFNHNLETIPRLYRECRPGANYQWSLDLLKKFKEQHPDIPTKSGLMMGMGENKEEIAEVLKDLRAHNVEMLTLGQYLQPSKHHFPLKRYVHPTEFDELGVIAKEIGFTHAACGPMVRSSYHADKQAAGVEVK, from the coding sequence ATGAGTAACGCACGTCCACAAGCCGGAGAAAAACTCCGGGATGATGAAAAAGTTAAACATATTCCGATCACTATCATGCCCACTGAAAAGGCAGAGATGTTGCGCAAACCAGAGTGGATTAAAATTCGCTTACCGCGCACCACGGATCGTATCGATCATATTAAAAAGACATTGCGTAAAAACAATTTGCACTCGGTGTGCGAAGAAGCAAGTTGCCCCAACCTTGCTGAATGTTTTAACCATGGTACTGCGACCTTTATGATTTTGGGCGATATATGCACCCGTCGCTGCCCGTTTTGTGATGTTGCTCATGGCAAGCCACTGCCTCCAAGTGCAGAAGAGCCTGTCAAATTAGCCAAGACCATCGCTGAAATGCAACTTAAGTATGTGGTTATCACCTCTGTGGATCGCGATGATTTACGTGACGGTGGCGCCCAACACTTTGTTGATTGCATAAACGCTATTCGCGAGCACAGTCCAACGACTAAAATTGAAGTACTTGTACCCGATTTTCGCGGTCGTATGGACAAAGCATTAGAGATCCTTAAAAACGGCGTGCCAGATGTGTTTAATCATAATTTGGAAACCATCCCTCGCCTTTACCGTGAATGTCGCCCTGGGGCAAACTATCAGTGGTCACTTGATTTGCTTAAGAAATTCAAAGAACAACATCCTGATATCCCCACCAAATCAGGCTTAATGATGGGCATGGGCGAAAACAAAGAAGAAATCGCAGAAGTACTTAAAGACTTACGCGCACACAATGTTGAGATGCTTACCCTTGGTCAGTACCTACAACCGAGTAAGCACCACTTCCCATTAAAGCGTTATGTGCATCCTACGGAGTTTGACGAGCTTGGCGTGATCGCGAAAGAGATCGGCTTTACTCACGCAGCATGTGGCCCTATGGTGCGTTCAAGCTACCATGCTGATAAGCAAGCAGCCGGTGTAGAAGTTAAGTAA